CTTGGTTTTATGGTTATGGTAAAGTTGACACCCATGGAATGTGTTTACATTTGTagtaatctgtgtgtgtgtgtgtgtgtgtgtgtgtgtcagggtgAGTGATGAGAAAGATGCTCGGGGCTACCTGCAGGCTCTGGCCACTAAGATGACAGAAGAGCTGGAGGGGCTGAGAAGCAGCAGCCTGGGAGCGAGAGCCACggtaaataaacacaaacacttcgTCTGTCTGCTGCAGAACTAAAGGAAATcccttcttgttgttgttgttgttgttgttggtagAAACTAGTTCAgtaattatacattttaaaatgatgaagcCAAAGTGTAGCTTGAATGAATATCATCAAAGAAGACAGTCTTTTGCTCCTTTACACTGACAGATAAGTCGAGGAGTGGTGAGTCCCTTTCTGTCTTGTGATTCACTCAGTTTCAGCTTCTGTCTCCGTTTCAGGACATGCCGTGGAAAATGCGGCGTTTGGCCAAGCTGGACATGTCTGCACGCCTGGAGCTGCAGTCGGCTCTGGACGCTGAGATCAGGGCAAAGCAGAGCATCCAGGACGAGCTGAACAAAGTAAAGGCCAACAACATTTCCACAGAATGGTATGACTGCTaaacttgtcttttttttaaaaacaacttaaaaacaCTTTTGCTAAACGACAGCTAACGTATCATTGTGTCTGATCGATCAGTAAACTGCAGGATGTTGAAAGTAAAAACCAGGAACTGCTGGCTGAGATTGAGCGTCTGAAAAAGGAGACGGAGGAGCTGCGGCTACGGCGAGGTGAGTACGCGTGCTGTGGCTGAATGGGCGCTGTGCACTGAAACCTTTGGAGATTATCACACTACAGGAGGGTTACGCAACAATCAGACGCTCGGGACTCTTAATGTGCTGTGTACAGAAAAATGTATTGTTGCTTGGGGCTCATGAATCTGCCCCCCAGCTCTTTGAGGCAGTCCTGTGACTCGTGTAAGTCACCCTTTGATGTTTTGATATTGTGTTCTTAACAATGGTTGTCTTATTTGTCCTGTGACTATAGGTGTCAAGCACCAGGATTCCCAGAATTCCTTCTTGGCTTTTCTCAATGCCCCCACCTCAGCTCTCGACCAGTTCGATGTAAGCATTAACGAGAAAATCTGGTTATGAGCACAACAATGTGTCTACCTCAAATGAAAGATTCAAATCCATGACTTTAAATTCTCTGCTCTCCattaagatgttgttgttttcttcacgctttcattatttatttttttcaccagtttttatttttgttttgtcttttgttttcctCACATCACTTCCTGCTACACAAGGATTCTTAttcctcatcctcatcttctTTAATTGAGTTTTGGGAAGATGTAAGTTTATCTTGGTTAGTTGggggtcagtgtgtgtgtctgtgtgtgtgtgtatgcacatgCAACAGTAGCTGTATGCTGTAGGACTGAACATATGAACTAGATGAGAAGATGGTGTATGTGCATACTgtagatttgtgtgtgtgtgtgttaccgtATGGAAACGTGGGTCAGACAGTATTAGCTGTTATTTGAAGAAGGAAAACTTGTTTATATTGTGCTCTTATAACAAGATGATTTAAAAGTGGCTCCACAGGATGGGTTTCACATTTCAGCTCACATATATTagttaaaactaaaactacatgTGATTCTACtaagataaaaatgaaaatatagatGAACTATCCTTTTAGTTTCTGTTAGTTTGGTTTAAAAAACTTGCCTCGAGAGGTTTTGATGGGCGTGTTTTATGGAGACTCTGAGTCAGCTGCCCTTTAAAACTTGTGTAACTCTATGACCTAAATCTGagactaaaaactaaaataaaactaaacattttcaaacattaaaaactaaagTGGAAGAAGAAAATCCACTGAagctaaactgaattaaaaaactAACCAGAAAATGCAAAACTCTAATAACTGGTTATTTGTACCATATCTAAGCCCACAATCCTTTGAGTTTGGCGACAGAGCGTAGGACGCATACTGATCTTTcactttctcttttcatgtagtCGAGAAGGACGTCAGGAGAATCATTTTGTCTATAACAGTTGAAATTAGGAGGGTTTGATAGTGAGTATGAGCCCAGGCAGTGAGAGTGAAGTAAACGAGTGTCGAGGGCTGACAAAAAGTGAGTTTGCACTGGAGCACCAAAGGCAGCATGAAAACACAACAGTAGTTGATTTCCAGTCTACATCTTCTGACTGTCAGTATTGCACTGGCCTGCAGTTTTTACTTCAGGCTAAACTGGATCTGCTGCGTCTGGCCTCCTTAGAAGCTACATGACCTCCATGTTTGCTGCTAACATGAGAGCATTTTGGATTGAAGCTGCTCAGCGAGGGAATAATAATATTGTGGCAGCTTCTCTAAACACACTGAGGACAAACGGGGAAAAGTGGAGTTTGCAGAATATGTCCACTTTTAAAAGGAGATGTTTTCATTGTTTCCAGTGCAGTCAGATTCATTTTACCTGCTTTAAGAAAATAACATGGCTTTATAGTttaattcaatatttagtatgaaCACTTGTGAAGGTGGACATTTCTTGTAGTCCTTGTATTTAGATGCTTGCTAGGCTACTGGACTGGCTCTACTTTGGCTTTCTAGAGCGAGAACCTGAGAAAACAACATCATTCACAAACTTGAAGTATTTGTCCAGTCAGGCCTGTCACTGTTCTCTCTACTGCATTTCCTTAGTAGCTCCTTCCTCATTACATGTGTACTTTTCCACCATGTCTGCAGCACAGCCCTCATGGATACAGGAATCTAATGCAGTGCTTCCCAACCAGGCTCGCTGTGCCCCAGCGTGATGTTACACAGTTCATTTGACTGAAACAAGCAGCTTAAATTCAACAAAGCGACTGaactgaaaaatgtttgtttgagCAGAAAATGATGGATGCAGGTGTGGTGAATCATGAGCTAGAgctgataaaaatgtaaatcGATGGTTTTCTATTAGTGTCATTGTGCTGCAGAGGAAACGCTGCATTGGCCGGACATGGTTGGGAATCACGGGTCTAATGTAGTACAGCCTTTTTCTCCCATTTTCATGTGTCTCCCGGAGTCTGTTTAAAGATGTTTTCAGCCTTTCTGACATTCACTCATCTGTGTCTCTGCCTCTCCTCCTGCCACTGAAGCACTCGCCGTCCGTCGGCCCAGCTAGCAAAGGCAGACGTGTAAGCACCATCACAGATGTGTAGTCTCGTCACGCTGGTTCAtttgtgtggctgtgtgtttgcatggcaggtgtttgtttgaatttgtCAGATTGTGCCTGTATGTGGTGCTGCTACGggtgctttgtttgtttgcatggTTTCTGGTGGATGCTTGGCACGGGCACTGGGCTGTGATGTGTGATACTGTTGTGCTTTGAAAGTGTTTGCTGTGTGTATTATGGTGACAGCCCTTTCCTATTAGCATGGATGCTGGCTAGCTGTTCTTCTTCATTTTCCCTCATCGCCTTCCTTTTACAccttcctccctctcctcccgTTTGTCGCACCTTTCTTACTCTCTGTTCTCTCTTGCAATTTTCCTCTCTCCACAGGTGGACTCTGTGGATAATTTCACCCCCTCCAACACTCCGTCTCGGGAAGATGACCCCAAGTCCCACCTTAAGCCCCGCTCTCGTTCACCTTCCATGGCTAGTGACATAGAGCCAATAGAGGTTAGCCATTCCCTAAATCTGGGCAAGAAACCCACAGCTCCAGCGTCTCAGCCTCGTTTGCTAACCAGCAGCACATTAGCCTCTCAGACTGAGGTTAAATATTATGCAGCAAGTAAACATCAGAGCTCTGCTGAAAACCAAAGAACATCACTGGCAGCTCGTTTATCCAGCATGATGTGGATCTTCTCATGGCTGAACATTTGTGTGATCCTGAAGCTTCACCAAGCTTGTTCTTTGCGACACAACGATTCTTCACGTTTTTATAGGACGAAACAGtgatgatgttttttgtgttgttgttcacGTAGTTGATCGATCATCCTCGCTCAGTTCAGACGCCCACCATGCGCTCAGGAGGTTATGGCAGTATCGGGCGCTCCTCACCTAAGGTTAGTCATCGATTACTCGCCGCTGAACAACCACGGCTCAAGTTTCTCTGTTTGATAACCGCTCGTTATGCCCTCTGCAGCCCAAAGCACATCAGTTTGTAGTGAAGACATTCAACACACCCACTAAGTGTAACCAGTGCACCTCTCTGATGGTGGGGCTCATCCGTCAAGGCTGTACGTGCGAAGGTGAGCGCGAGAGGAACGGCCGGGGGATGTTTGACACGATTCAGTACTTCTACAGTCACAGCCCTGACCCGTCTCCCTCTGTCCTTCTAGTGTGCAACTTTTCCTGCCATGTAACGTGTGCGGACAAAGCTCCAGCTGTGTGCCCCGTGCCGCAGGACCAGACCAAGGGCCCGCTGGGCATCGACCCTCAGAGGGGGATCGGTACTGCTTACGAAGGACACGTCAGGGTGAGTGAAGGCTCAGAGACCTGTGAGGGACCGGTTCTAAAGAATGCAAATGTCTGCAGTGTGTACGATCCTCGCCGTTTAGAAACCGCTGACGCTGGACGCTTGGCGAGATGCAGGACTGATCGCACTGATGCACAGATCTAAGAGGTCTGTTAATgaactgtttgtgtttgtaggtGCCCAAACCAACCGGGGTGAAAAAGGGTTGGCAGAGGGCGATGGCTGTGGTCTGTGACTTTAAATTGTTCCTCTATGAACTGGGAGAAGGAAAAGCAACACAGCCAAGTGTGGTAGTCAGTCAAGTCATAGATATGAGGTAAGAACTCCTCCTGAAACTAAGAAAAGCATTTAAGGAAGAATTGCCTGCTTCTGGTTTTTTAGTTTCTAAGTAAATGTCAGTAAAAGTCACCAGAATGTGACTTTTGTGTTTTGgataaaatgtgtgttttacagACGCATGCGAGTAAATTATGATGgaaatctttgttttctgacACATTTAAACCCaaagattcatttaaaaaagagaaaaatgaatcAGTCGTTAAAATAATGACACAAAGGGGAGCTCGGCCATCAGCTGGTGTCAGTCCCAGCCCACATCAGCTGGTATCCAGTCGGTGGACTGAAGCTGCTGTAGCACGCTTACAGTCGATGGgcatctgcaagctgctttgcaactcACCTCCACCCTTCATGCTGGGTTAGACATAAACAATAGTGCTGTTGCTCTCCCAGTCGTGCATGTGGAAATAACCAGCGCCTGTTAACTGCAGCGCCGTGACGGGAACATTTCTAACAGTTTcttcaaaaatgttttggaCTTGCGGCGGAGCCTTTAGTGACGAGCATCGTTTCAAAGCAAGAGTACAAAATGTTAACGTGCGATGAAAACACTGATCTCAATCTTTCACTCAGGGATGAAGAGTTTTCAGTCAGTTCAGTCCTGGCCTCTGATGTCATCCACGCCAGCCGCAAGGATATTCCCTGTATATTCAGAGTGAGTACCTGTCCACGCCGTGCGTGTCAGTAAAGCGGCTCCTGGGTCAGGGCTGCGTGCACAGTCGTGTTTGTATTTCTAATGATTGTCGTTGCCAAAGAACCATATTATGACAACTGGATGAACTTGAAGAAGAGATGCGTCAAACGCCAAAATAATCTCTTTCAAACACATAATGTGACCCTTCATCGtccctcctctttcctcaggTGACGGCGTCCCAGCTGTCCCCCTCCAGCAGCCACAAGCCCTCCATCCTGATCCTGGCCGACAGCGACCAGGAGAGGACCAAGTGGGTGGGCCTCCTCAGTGAGCTCCACCGCATCCTGAAGAGGAACAAGCTCAAGGAGCGCTTCGTCTACGTCCCCAAGGAGGCTTACGACAGCACCCTGCCCCTCATCAAGACGACACAGTCTGCTGCTATCATAGGTGGGCGCTCAACAAAGAGCGTCACCAACACGCTCAACCCTCAGCAAGTGTTAAAGGAAATCGCGACCCAAAAACTCTGTGTTGTCATCTGACCCGAGTTCAGTCGTGTTTTAGAAATGCACCGTTTAATCATCACAGGAGCCGTTACCTGCCAAAGTCAGACAAAGACCCTCCCAGCAGTTTATCGATAGTTTTGAGTTTTCAGTACAGTCTTTGTCTCCTCAGCGCTGCTGTCTCACCTCATTTGTTTTACTCTCAGATCACGAGCGCGTCGCCCTGGGCAACGAGGAAGGCCTTTTTGTCATCCATGTCACCAAAGATGGTAGGATCTGTGTTGATGTTTTTGGTGCTTGAGAAGAGTTCCCGGCTGTGCGACTTGTGTCGCCTCTCCTTTCTGCCTCTTTTCCCTCACTCCTCCCTCTGTCCTCAGAGATAATCCGGGTGGGGGACAACAAAAAGGTGCACCACATTGACCTGATGCTCCAGGAGCAGCTGCTGGCGGTCATCTCCGGCAGGAACCGCCACGTCCGCCTCTTCCCCACGCAGGCCCTGGACGGCCGCGAGACCGAGTTCTACAAGCTGGCGGAGACGAAAGGCTGCCAGACCATCGTGTCGGGTCCGGTCCGCAACGGCTCGATCACCTGCCTCTGCGTGGCCATGAAGAATAAAATCATATGTTACGAGGTCAGAAAAAGCTCACGCTTGCTAACCCTCGAGGCTTCTGCCACGTCTCACTTGATGTGACTTGATGTGATGTGCTGACACTCCTGCAGGTGAATAAGAGTAAAATGCGTCACCGTCGGCTGCGGGAGCTGCAGGCCCCAGGGCCGGTTCAGTGGATGGGTCTGCTCAGTGAGCGTCTCTATGTGGGCTATCAGTCTGGCTTCATGCGCTACAGGTACTTTACATCATTACAGCTGCGCTCCTCTGAGCCCTTCAGCGTACACAAGTCTGACTTTGTGCTCCTGAAACCCTCCACAGTGTCCATGGGGACATGTCCCCTGTCAGCCTGCTCCACGCTGAGGACCACACACTGGCCTTCATCCCTCAGCAGGGCCTGGACGCCCTCTGTGCCGTGGAGATCTCCAGCAaggagctgctgctgtgcttcAGTGCCATCGGCGTGTACGTGGACTCACAGGGCCGCAGGTCGCGGCAGCAGGAGCTCATGTGGCCGGCTGTGCCCATCGCAGCCTGTGAGTGCGCGCTGTTACAGTTTGATACACAGATGTGTGAATGCGACACGCGTGTGCGAGGCAGTCACCCTGTGCTTATACAACTCAACGTGACTGTTGGGCCGTTACAGGatgttgtttgtatttgtgtacaTTTTATCTGAAAGAGTGAAACTGCGATCTCAGCTGCTGTATTATGTTCCTCAGGCTACAACGCCCCCTACCTGTCCGTGTACAGCGAGAACGCCGTGGATGTGTTTGATGTCAACACCATGGAGTGGATTCAGACCATCCCGGTCAAAAAGGTCGGTGTCTGTGTGAAAGTGACTGAAGCTTCAGCAGTTTTGGAAATAACTCAGTCTCACCTTTGATGGCTGCACAGATCAGTCAGCTTTAAACACTGATGTGTGTGGTGTGTATGTACGGTGACTCCAGGGACTAAACTAAAAGCTCACAGGTCACAAGTTGGTCTGAATCTTAGCAGATTTGCTGATTTCTCTGCTCGCCCTCCAGATGCGACCTCTGAATGTGGACGGCTCTCTGAACCTGCTGGGGCTGGAAACCGTGCGCCTTATCTACTTTAGAAACAAGATGGCCGGTAAGATCGCTCTCTGTGCCGTGTGAGGTGAAGAATACGTTCTCAGTCTCTTTTTAGCATTTTTCGGTTAAATGTCTTTATTATTAAGCGTAGGATTAACTGCAAACTACTGTAGTGGCAGGTCAGGATCCAGCTGATGTGACCTGCTTATATAACAGCATAAGACCAAATTACAGCGTGGCAAACTTAAAGGTTAATCGGCGCTAGGCCACATGTCATCACGACCCTCACAGATGGAAGTAGCTGATGTTTGCGTCACGTGACATGCAATAAGTTAAAGGAAGTcgcacataaaaacaaaaagtcctcTCTGTTGCCAGTTTGAATCTTCCTCCTGGTTTTAATCTGTGTCCAGCATCAGCAGCCAAACGATGATCTTTGTTGATCTTTCAGAGGGCGACGAGCTGGTCGTCCCGGAGACGTCAGACAACAGCCGGAAGCAGATGGTGCGCAGCATGAACAACAAGAGACGCTACTCGTTCAGAGTGCCGGAAGAGGAGCGACTTCAGCAGAGGAGGTAGTTTACCTGAAGCTTTGTACTCGCTGCGAGGAGCTCTCGGAGAATTCACCGTTATTTCCCCAAAGCTGCTCTCACCACGCTGAGCTGTTTTCTAATGCTGATGAATGATGGCCTGGTCCCGATGGTTGTGGATCTATATTTTTAACTGAACCAGCTGTATTAGCATCATCATTGTAGggaggaaaaagtgaaaaacctCTTTGCTCTCTTTGACGCTCTGATCCTGTGTCTGTGATTCCAGAGAGATGCTGCGAGATCCCGAGATGAGGAACAAACTGATCTCCAATCCAACCAACTTCAACCACGTGGCTCACATGGGACCAGGAGATGGGATCCAGATCCTGAAAGATCTGCCCATGGTACATCTGCATACACACGAACATGCTTCCTGTGAGCGTGCGATCCCTGACGTGTTCACACACTGAAGCCCCCTCACCCTCACACTGACACTGTCTGGTCCTGAGTTGTGTGTCTGTAGAGAGCGTGCATCATGTTTTTCTGCCccgtgcgtgcgcgtgtgtgtgttgtttacaTGCACCCTCCTCACTCCTCTCCCCCCGCActgcactctgtgtgtgtgtgtgtgtgtgtgtgtgtgtgtgtgtgtgttttctgcgTGTTTAAACCAGAACGTCCGTGTTCAGGATAGCCGAGCGGGGTTCAGCGGCTCCGTCAGCATTCCCTCCATCACCAAGAACCGGGCCGAGCCGGGCCGCTCCATGAGTGCCAGCAGCGGACTGGGCATACGTGAGTACCGGCAGTCGTGTTAGAGCTCACGTTCAGGAGAGGTTCGTCTGTCAGATGCTGTGGCTTCATGTTCGCCGCCTCCTCTCGTCTCTGCAGGCTCGTCCTCGCAGAATGGCAGCGCTCTGCGCAGGGAGCTGTCAGGGGGAAGCTACGGGTCCAAACGCCAGACCATGACCTCTCCTTCCGAGAGCTCCCTGTCCTCTGGCGGAGGGGTGGACTGCGGTGATGCTCCGCTCTCACAGTTCGACAGAGAGGTCAGTGAACATGCAGCTTCACTCTGAGTATTAAACAGAAAGTGTTTCGTCCAAACAAACTAACCTCGCCATTAACTAAATAACTCAGTTTTTACTGGCTGTTGGCTCGAACCTGCAACATCATGTCAATCAAACATCAGCTTCGTATGAAGTCCACATAGAGACGGTTGTTTTCTTGTTGTGAACTTTTAGCAGGTAGACATTATCAGCAGAAACTGCCTTTACTCCCCTTTGAACAAAACTCCTCCCTCCATCAGTCACGAGCATCCCGACATCTGCAGGCCGCGCTCCTCATCCCATCGCTCCGGCAGGTGTTAGCTCCCTGTGATGTCAGTAGAGACCGTTATTGCCATGATTCTTGCTTTTAGCTCTTTTAGGTCGGATGAGAGCCAATCAGACTCCAGTCTGGCACTGGTGGTGCAACATCGCTCATAATGGTTTCCGGCAACATCACTTCTAAGTTGTTTTCACTCGCATGAAGTGACTCTGATCGAGAGTAcaggaaaaaattaaaagttatGGGCGAcgtctgccccccccccccagtcccCTTGTCATTCCCCCTGCTGGTCCTCCCTTCCCATTGGACGTTGTCAACTCCATCCTGCCCCATCTCGCCTCCCTCCATCCTAACTCAGCTGTTCCCTGCTTCGTGCCTGtcccccctcccttttccttcatccctCCCCACCCCAGCATGTTGTCTGTGGGCTGGGCGCTGAGTCTGAACTCTCCTCTGCAGTGGCAGGCAGTCTCACCGTCGGAGAAGACCCCCGATCTGAAAAGGGCTTTAAGGACCCTGCTTAGTAAGATGAAGGTAACGTCAACAGCTGCAAACACACAACTGAGAGCACCGTGTCACTGTgtatcagacacacacacacacacacacacacacacacacacacacaccactgagAGTCTGTGGCCCCCTTCGCTGCACCATTTCAGCACCGTCACATCAGCAGCCTCTGATTGGTTTGTTGCATCTCTCAGCTGCACCATCTGGCCTTCGTGTCATCGCCTTTCGTTGCCGATGGAGTGACGCGGCGCTGCTTCACCATCGCTAATCACAGAGCATGTGTGCTTCCATACTGCCCCCCGATGGCCTGCCCATGTTTCCTAACCAGGAGCTGTCAGCTTAGAGCACAACCAGACCTCAGGTTAATCAGCAGGTGATGGGAAATGAATACAGAGTAAAGGAACAATGTCACAAACTTGaataaacagataaatattTTGGCATTAATAATCCACACAAGTTTTCAATGCATGATGTTTCCTCGTTTGCCGTTCCATCGTTGTATTGGTGGTGCCACCCAGGAGGCCCCTGGTTATAAGACTGTGCCGtcacacaaaggaaaaaaaactccagAAATTCTCTCATGATAGAGAACAAGAGTGTGCATGCTTGAGTGACGCGTGTCAGGTCACTGTTTAGTCGATGTGGGCGGGAGCACAGTGTAGCTGCGCCTTTGCTGCCCATCTACACTGACTCATGCAGCTGTGCTTCGTGTAGCCGTAGTGTGACTGTGCTCTTTAGTATTTTATAGCTGGGGTGTGTTTAGATGGGATATAAATAGACGATTGGATCGGTGAACTGTAAGAAACGTACATTACACAGTGTATGAAACACCCAGGACATCAGTGAGCTGGGAGGAGCCTCACACACTGTACATCACTACAAGGGTGAAAGGGGTGAagcaagcccccccccccacacacacacacaccctcccccCACCACCAGCTCGGCCTGCCtgcatgtttgttttccttcagcTGATCATTTCTGGTCAATCGAGCCGTTCATCTGCATAAGCGGAAGACGAGGCGGGGGCGGGTCAGCGTCACTCAGTCTGACTTCCTGTCTGCCCCGCCGTCACAAAAAGCAGATTAATGAGCAGCGCATGTGCAGCAAGCACTCGTCATCAGTAGCTGTTAGGAGCAGACAGAGGCGCAGCTTCATCTGTCGTACGCGTCCCAGTTTACTTTGTGGAAGGGATCGTCTAATTTCTCCAACTCTTCCCTCTTTCCTCCAGGATTCAGACTCCCCGCGCCACTCCACGGCCTCCAACAGCTCCACCTTCAGCAGCCCTCCCAGCCCGGCCTCCCCACACAAGACCAAGTCCCTGTCCTTGGAGAGCACAGAAAGGATGGGCTGGGACACATGAGCCCCCAGCGGCCCATCCAACCCCCCTCACCCACCCACCGACTGACCCATCAACCGACCCACCGACCGACAGCACAGGACTCCAAATTCTCCAACTCTTCCTTTTTTGAATATTGTTCCCTCACTGCCCAGAGAACTGCACCTCCTGCTCACCACTCCCTCCCAAAGAAGATTTGTCCCACTTTACCCCCCCCCGCACTGTGTCTCAGCGTTCTTCCACAGTGGGGCCGAAACACTCGCTAGAAAGCGAGGGACAAGCTATCAAATACTATCAGTGGTGTACATGTGGGTGCTGATgttttgcttgtgtgtgtgtgagtgtgagagagagagagagagagaaggtgtGTGTGATGTTGGGCAGGTGATGCGGGAACAGGAAGCTCCCATTTTGGCTCTTTTTGGTCAACTTGTCGAGATTCACTGAGAGACTCTTAAAAAGTCACGATGCAATCCAAAAAGAAGATGAAATATTATTGAGAGCAGAAGGTTTGTACTTGTACATAGGACCCGCCGGGATTCAGGGGGAcagtgttttaatttatttatcaaTCATAGACGAGGAAAGGGAGCTCTGCTGCTTTGTGGCCGAAGCAGACGGGTGGATTTAACCCCCCCCACCACCTGCTTTCTCTCTGGGtgctgcaaaaaaaacaaaaaaatttaaaaaggaattacttttattttttgctcctGCTACTAAGTGCAGTGActttataacatttttaatttccacCATCAGCAAAAAGCTCCAACAGCGGCTCCTGTCACATCACACGACAAACTCATTCGGTTCCTCAGAGCGAACGACATCATCAGGGGTGCGCGTCCTCCGTCGTAGACGCTCCACGTTGTCCAGCCAAAACTCCCGTCACAGTCATGTACATAGGTTCAGAGTAGAGAGTAATATATGATAAGGAAAATACTATAGAGAACTACACGGGACGGAAAACTCCTCCTTTATTTTCCCGCTTTTGTTTGGAGTGATTCCGGGTTGTATCGCACTCGAAGCCAttttaaaaccactttttttgtttttactgatttattttagatttgtttgttttcatgttgtttctatgacgtacgtgtgtgtgcgtgtgcgcgcaTCCCTCCCCTCCACGGgatgagtggaaaaaaaaaaaaagaagctgactTGTGTATCGGCACTGCtgcctgtacacacacacacacacacacacacacacacacacacacacacacacacacaggcggtTGTTGCCTTGTTGTGCTCCTCTGACTGTTGGCGGTGTTTGAAAGGTCGCTGAGATGAGCTCCGTTTCACCAGATACGGACAAAAGAGGGCGACGCTGCGACTTTGCTCATTCCAACGAATGTTTTAATGACTCGTGAAAATTTGTAAGAGGAGGGATTAAAAAAATGAGAATGTAAACAGTGCGAGGAAGTCACACCTGGGTTTGTGTTCTGGAGGCGATGGAGTAAATGACCTCTGTGctgcctgttgttgttgtgtgaacTGAACAGGGCCGGAGCTCTGAGCCGCCTCCACGGCactactttactttacttttcctttgtCAGAGTGGAaaggcctttaaaaaaaatagaagaggGGGGAAATGGTGTGGCAGCTTCTGGCTGCAGAGCAGGGCATTCACAGCCAAAAACCTGTTACCTCTGTTCATCTCCTGTGATTTCCAAGCAGACTGAAAGGCATTTTGTCCCGAGGGACACGGCGGCGTGGCATTATCTGTGCAAAGAACCCACAGAGAGGGTTTTAGCCTCGCTCCACGTGATTCCACTCGTCCTGTTTGTCAGAAAGGGAAAACTCTTCAGTGGTCATTCCCCCTGTGGAAACACAGCAAAGAGCTGCAGACAGCTCATTCCAggtgttattatttttattttattattttttaatttgaagaGAGAGGTTTAGAGCTCCCAGCTGGTTTTACTCCAAATATcttaggacttttttttttaa
The genomic region above belongs to Pelmatolapia mariae isolate MD_Pm_ZW linkage group LG15, Pm_UMD_F_2, whole genome shotgun sequence and contains:
- the cdc42bpab gene encoding serine/threonine-protein kinase MRCK alpha isoform X11, encoding MSGEVRLKKLEKLILDGPAQSNGQCLSVETLLDILVCLYDECNNSPLRREKNVLEFLEWAKPFTSKVKQMRLHKEDFEILKVIGRGAFGEVAVVKVKNTDKVFAMKILNKWEMLKRAETACFREERDVLVNGDCQWITTLHYAFQDDNNLYLVMDYYVGGDLLTLLSKFEDRLPEEMAKFYLAEMVLAIDSVHQLHYVHRDIKPDNILLDMNGHIRLADFGSCLKLMEDGTVQSSVAVGTPDYISPEILQAMEDGKGKYGPECDWWSLGVCMYEMLYGETPFYAESLVETYGKIMNHKERFQFPQQITDVSEEAKDLIRRLICSREHRLGQNGIEDFKQHPFFAGIDWDNIRMCEAPYIPEVSSPTDTSNFDVDDDCLKNSETMPPPSHTAFSGHHLPFVGFTYTSKCTLSDRGCLRQLGGEPGKAGQDKLDVEVQRSLEDSLATEAYERRIRRLEQEKLELSRKLQESTQTVQALQHTGEGPLSANKEVEIRSLKSEIDILKKQIADSGQLEKQLEDVTLARRDLEDSSKHIKTLEKQMKSITQERDDLQKDLMDASEKLKSQSKELKEAHSQRKLAMQEFSELNEKLTDLRSVKQRLVRQLRDKEEEMESQNQKVEALRLEVRKAERAKKEMEAQVEEQAAEAQKEKKLRERNEQYSRQLEEELEGLKVKQAGPSAAPAPADQTQEVGRLRGEMEKKTMFFEEELARRGAQYSAELKALRKELRDAESQQLNLQKEILMLKDKLEKTRRESQSEREELETEYKQEYERERVLLTEENKKLSSELDKLTTMVEKMSSSNRQLEDEMRGLADKKESVAHWEAQITEIIQWVSDEKDARGYLQALATKMTEELEGLRSSSLGARATDMPWKMRRLAKLDMSARLELQSALDAEIRAKQSIQDELNKVKANNISTECKLQDVESKNQELLAEIERLKKETEELRLRRGVKHQDSQNSFLAFLNAPTSALDQFDHSPSVGPASKGRRVDSVDNFTPSNTPSREDDPKSHLKPRSRSPSMASDIEPIELIDHPRSVQTPTMRSGGYGSIGRSSPKPKAHQFVVKTFNTPTKCNQCTSLMVGLIRQGCTCEVCNFSCHVTCADKAPAVCPVPQDQTKGPLGIDPQRGIGTAYEGHVRVPKPTGVKKGWQRAMAVVCDFKLFLYELGEGKATQPSVVVSQVIDMRDEEFSVSSVLASDVIHASRKDIPCIFRVTASQLSPSSSHKPSILILADSDQERTKWVGLLSELHRILKRNKLKERFVYVPKEAYDSTLPLIKTTQSAAIIDHERVALGNEEGLFVIHVTKDEIIRVGDNKKVHHIDLMLQEQLLAVISGRNRHVRLFPTQALDGRETEFYKLAETKGCQTIVSGPVRNGSITCLCVAMKNKIICYEVNKSKMRHRRLRELQAPGPVQWMGLLSERLYVGYQSGFMRYSVHGDMSPVSLLHAEDHTLAFIPQQGLDALCAVEISSKELLLCFSAIGVYVDSQGRRSRQQELMWPAVPIAACYNAPYLSVYSENAVDVFDVNTMEWIQTIPVKKMRPLNVDGSLNLLGLETVRLIYFRNKMAEGDELVVPETSDNSRKQMVRSMNNKRRYSFRVPEEERLQQRREMLRDPEMRNKLISNPTNFNHVAHMGPGDGIQILKDLPMNVRVQDSRAGFSGSVSIPSITKNRAEPGRSMSASSGLGIRSSSQNGSALRRELSGGSYGSKRQTMTSPSESSLSSGGGVDCGDAPLSQFDREDSDSPRHSTASNSSTFSSPPSPASPHKTKSLSLESTERMGWDT